A single window of Lutzomyia longipalpis isolate SR_M1_2022 chromosome 1, ASM2433408v1 DNA harbors:
- the LOC129796870 gene encoding lysine-specific demethylase 3B isoform X7 — protein MKYYIPFTAWERRDIEYRGSDKHKDIERERMDRQVHQQQQQSHDRQDKQSCTTAEQAVSKHFEESLRNVKDKHMHSAWNLNTLPAQNPVPHLSHISIPAHMIPTVGGIQTSVGGSQVVGSGGVSVVAGNSSSSGASGGSGNNGNSDPSQEDKRRRMEHERLVAAAADRDSREREREREREKELDRLRQQEQQRAYYMQTGVQRAPTKSASDYHRGISIVPPPSKTRREDEKPSPMKDLNTHQPYTLYSGFSGYPPGAFQKDIKTKQEMSLPAPPPLMSDVKHSTGVIVKHDTNAIKQSPMQVVHTPKASHQQQQQQAHYKAVTGGVPVSAGSTPHIMYDYRVAAQQHGAHERYKQQTVSVMASPQSSFGQAVSVTKQQQQQQQQQQQQQQQQSQQSQQVQQVQQVTSQMQQQPSQQQPPPQQSHYVHVQQKSKVSSPAPSHIYGKPSGAGIVSGIPVCRPQESSVHVVSKASSPSPFHAHIYGPPTVPPPPAHSSRSTLYDGRMFTAAPAVKQSMPHSLHGTSPPTATAAPLPISRSPGVMLPVIAQQHVNSVQVAAASNSFQTQPLDLGVSDRSRDEGKVSPKRKGAPMGSSSVSCEIKKKRTEMLPQPPPQMKHHTVQQHYMQHVPHQQPPQHYIIPQQQQLQQQQQQQQHQQNVPLALNMNAQSTNMTPPMSISPLDQRVASPLVTANMTVPHVEAPKVPKQQIHPDGTNPVVTIAPADVANNTKGNMSVTVAATFKVNSIANSIRTNSADGTCRTTTLSDTSSPAPSPELRSSPATPAKILTEPEKSSSPAPKPNAPRHLKKAWLQRHTGEDLEDSTGITGGGSCVKLPLTLNPKPIVSNSDQQTTNSNNITTATTTNSTTHSTVHSIHNVGTMAINSISKTKSIVSGSKINQHPKKSAVINQNNINRDNGHNSDSNQKDDSSSSDQERPPKSPPKRKPIKVKRRKGGARKHADESKKKRQASESDKDSESDKESISDKDSDSTSASLGKKTNGNAAANSAIAKEPRKRGRRPKNAKDDTSTKKKQKDETNPLRDPFCKPPISQLKKTGESFLQDGPCFEVAPKLAKCRECRWTPNQRSKNTPNIFCRFYAFRRLRYTKNGQLAIAGFSDPYKDPKDDDLKLWIPDGDSPPSVLDLQGARFLLAYVADQFCDLVQQEREAMAEHMSEDKTIAWKRVVQGVREMCDVCETTLFNFHWACSKCGFVVCIDCYKGRKHGSDKTWGEIGGKDRDECSWLLCTNKATHEQEKLMLTQIIAGDSLQILTRQMHEARSLWNIPSFCGCPLMVEQHSKATNGVCKEYIRRLLKNDLNGVKKEIKQEGNFGANGAIKQEDNSSALSWLAEVALQNEVKKNGAKEEVVRGGGEKRENSNDSDSDDPSHSTLRELLIRPASKLNGSRTNSPVGKPTTKDPGALAENHDATITTDGLIADEKDPLMEQFQNSYYVSGKDRKMFNNVPIRIMTMIESKSLYPDIAHGWLCDGKLLRLLDPAAANNIKIFQEQWRRGQPVLVSDVAKRLTADLWLPESFSRDFGEDKNDLVNCLNGKLVSNQQMRKFWDGFEYISKRLKTDKGQPMLLKLKDWPPGEDFAEMLPSRFADLMKALPLPEYTQRNGRLNLAGHLPDCFVRPDLGPKMYNAYGSALYPSKGTTNLHLDISDAVNVMMYVGIPKDADEEETIKAAFRAIDEAGCDILTKRRVRDKGELPGALWHIYAPRDADKIRDLLNKITLEKGYCLEPHHDPIHDQQWYLDGPLRERLYKEYGVEGYPIAQCLGDAIFIPAGAPHQVRNLHNCIKVAQDFVSPENVTKCFDLTQEFRNLTDTHSNHEDKLQIKNIIYHAVKDAIGCLSHALNQRITESQMFDIKKEVVPIKKEIKEEEETEDHPAN, from the exons ATGAAATATTACATTCCCTTTACAGCCTG GGAGAGGCGAGATATTGAATATCGCGGAAGTGATAAACACAAAGACATCGAGCGCGAGAGGATGGATCGCCAGGTGCatcagcagcaacaacaaTCACACGATCGTCAAGATAAGCAGTCGTGTACAACGGCCGAGCAGGCTGTGAGCAAACACTTTGAGGAATCTCTTCGTAATGTTAAGGATAAA cATATGCATTCAGCATGGAATCTGAATACCCTGCCGGCACAGAATCCAGTTCCGCACTTGTCCCACATCAGTATACCTGCGCATATGATACCCACGGTGGGTGGTATCCAGACATCAGTGGGGGGAAGCCAAGTGGTGGGTAGTGGTGGTGTTAGTGTAGTGGCAGGAAATTCAAGTAGTAGTGGTGCTAGTGGGGGAAGTGGAAATAATGGGAATAGTGATCCGAGTCAGGAGGACAAACGCCGTCGGATGGAGCACGAACGACTCGTGGCTGCTGCAGCGGATCGGGATAGTAGGGAGCGAGAACGGGAGCGTGAACGTGAAAAGGAACTCGACCGTCTGCGGCAGCAAGAGCAACAGAGAGCATACTACATGCAAACTGGG GTTCAACGAGCACCAACGAAAAGTGCAAGTGACTACCATCGTGGAATTTCAATTGTACCACCGCCGTCAAAAACAAGACGAGAAGATGAGAAACCCAGTCCAATGAAGGATCTCAATACACATCAACCCTATACATTGTATAGTGGTTTTTCCGGATACCCTCCGGGTGCATTTCAAAAGGACATCAag ACAAAACAAGAAATGTCTCTGCCAGCACCACCACCTCTGATGTCTGATGTGAAACATTCGACGGGTGTTATTGTGAAGCACGACACGAATGCAATAAAGCAATCACCAATGCAAGTGGTGCATACACCCAAAGCATCCCaccagcagcaacagcagcaggcTCACTACAAGGCTGTGACTGGTGGTGTACCCGTGTCTGCTGGATCAACACCGCACATTATGTATGATTATCGTGTGGCAGCACAGCAGCATGGTGCTCATGAGAGGTACAAACAGCAGACGGTGTCGGTGATGGCATCACCTCAGTCGTCATTTGGACAGGCGGTGTCTGTGACGAAGcaacagcaacagcagcagcagcaacaacaacagcagcagcagcagcagtctCAGCAATCGCAGCAAGTGCAACAAGTTCAGCAGGTAACGTCTCAAATGCAACAGCAACCATCACAGCAGCAGCCACCACCGCAGCAAAGTCACTATGTGCATGTACAGCAAAAATCGAAGGTTTCCTCACCGGCACCATCTCATATTTATGGGAAGCCCAGCGGTGCGGGAATTGTGAGTGGTATTCCCGTGTGTCGACCACAGGAATCTTCTGTTCACGTGGTGTCCAAAGCATCATCACCGAGCCCCTTCCATGCCCACATCTATGGTCCACCGACTGTTCCGCCACCACCAGCGCACTCATCTCGGTCCACACTGTATGATGGGCGAATGTTTACTGCGGCACCAGCTGTGAAACAATCAATGCCGCACTCACTCCATGGAACATCACCACCGACCGCAACTGCGGCACCCCTTCCCATCTCCAGGTCACCTGGTGTAATGCTACCTGTGATTGCGCAACAGCACGTAAATAGTGTTCAAGTGGCAGCAGCATCAAACTCTTTCCAGACGCAACCGCTTGATCTCGGTGTGTCAGATAGGAGTCGCGATGAGGGTAAGGTGTCACCAAAGAGAAAGGGGGCACCAATGGGTAGTAGTAGTGTGTCGTGTgagattaagaagaaaaggaCTGAAATGCTACCGCAGCCACCGCCACAAATGAAGCATCATACAGTGCAACAGCACTATATGCAACATGTGCCACATCAACAACCACCTCAACACTATATCATaccgcagcagcagcaactgcagcaacagcagcaacagcagcagcatcagCAAAATGTACCATTGGCATTAAATATGAATGCCCAATCGACAAATATGACGCCACCCATGTCAATAAGTCCGCTGGATCAGAGAGTAGCGTCACCCCTGGTCACTGCCAATATGACAGTTCCTCATGTGGAGGCGCCAAAAGTGCCAAAGCAACAAATACATCCCGATGGGACCAATCCTGTTGTCACAATTGCCCCAGCGGATGTGGCAAATAATACAAAAGGAAATATGAGTGTTACAGTGGCGGCAACATTCAAAGTTAACTCCATTGCTAATTCCATACGAACAAATTCTGCCGATGGTACCTGCCGTACGACGACACTCAGTGATACCTCTAGTCCGGCACCCAGCCCGGAATTGCGAAGTTCACCAGCAACTCCAGCTAAAATTCTTACTGAACCAGAAAAATCATCTAGTCCCG CTCCCAAACCCAATGCACCACGACATCTAAAGAAAGCCTGGCTTCAGCGTCATACGGGGGAAGATTTGGAAGATAGTACGGGTATAACGGGTGGTGGAAGCTGCGTAAAATTGCCACTTACACTCAATCCCAAGCCAATTGTAAGCAATAGCGATCAACAGACCACAAATAGCAATAATATTACAACAGCTACAACAACAAATTCCACAACACACTCAACGGTCCATTCAATACACAATGTGGGGACAATGGCAATTAATAGTATCAGTAAAACCAAATCTAtag tTAGTGGAAGTAAGATAAATCAACATCCGAAAAAGAGTGCTGTTATCAATCAAAACAACATCAATCGTGACAATGGACACAATTCCGATTCAAATCAAAAGGATGATAGTTCCAGTTCAGATCAG GAACGTCCTCCAAAGAGTCCTCCAAAGCGTAAACCCATTAAAGTGAAACGACGCAAGGGTGGTGCTAGGAAGCATGCGGATGAGAGTAAAAAGAAGAGG CAGGCAAGTGAAAGCGATAAGGATAGTGAAAGTGATAAGGAAAGTATATCCGATAAGGATAGTGATAGTACGAGTGCGTCATTGGGGAAAAAGACAAATGGAAATGCAGCAGCAAATTCAGCAATTGCCAAGGAGCCACGAAAACGTGGAAGACGTCCAAAAAACGCAAAAGATGATACAAG tactaaaaaaaagcaaaaagacgAGACGAATCCCCTGAGAGATCCATTCTGCAAGCCACCAATATCGCAGCTGAAGAAGACGGGGGAGTCATTTCTTCAAGATGGGCCGTGCTTCGAAGTGGCACCCAAATTGGCCAAATGCCGTGAATGTCGCTGGACACCAAATCAACGTTCCAAGAATACAccaaatatattttgtcgCTTCTATGCTTTCCGCCGCTTGAG ATACACAAAGAATGGTCAGCTGGCAATTGCTGGCTTTTCGGATCCCTACAAAGATCCAAAGGATGATGATTTGAAGCTTTGGATTCCCGATGGGGATAGCCCACCCAGTGTGTTGGATTTGCAAGGAGCAAGATTCCTTCTTGCCTATGTTGCTGatcaattttgtgatttagtACAACAGGAGAGGGAAGCAATGGCTGAACACATGTCAGAAG ATAAAACAATCGCATGGAAGCGAGTGGTCCAAGGTGTTAGGGAGATGTGCGATGTGTGCGAGACCACACTGTTCAATTTCCACTGGGCCTGCAGCAAGTGCGGTTTTGTGGTTTGCATTGATTGCTACAAG GGCCGAAAGCATGGATCTGACAAGACATGGGGTGAAATTGGTGGAAAAGATCGTGATGAGTGCTCATGGTTGCTTTGCACCAATAAAGCAACACACGAACAGGAGAAGTTGATGCTGACACAGATAATTGCGGGTGATTCACTGCAAATTCTCACGCGTCAGATGCACGAGGCGAGATCACTGTGGAATATCCCATCCTTCTGTGGGTGTCCCCTTATGGTGGAGCAACATTCAAAGGCAACAAATGGTGTGTGCAAGGAGTACATTAGGCGTCTCCTGAAGAATGATCTCAATGGTGTGAAGAAGGAAATTAAGCAGGAAGGAAATTTTGGTGCAAATGGTGCAATAAAGCAAGAGGATAATTCATCGGCACTATCGTGGCTAGCGGAAGTTGCGCTGCAGAatgaagtgaagaaaaatgggGCAAAAGAGGAAGTGGTGCGCGGTGGGGgtgagaagagagaaaattcaaatgattccGATTCCGATGATCCATCACATTCAACACTCAGAGAACTCCTCATACGACCAGCAAGTAAACTCAATGGAAGTCGTACAAATTCCCCCGTTGGGAAGCCAACAACAAAAGATCCGGGAGCTTTGGCGGAAAATCACGATGCAACCATCACAACGGATGGACTCATTGCAGATGAGAAGGATCCATTGATGGAGCAATTTCAGAATTCCTACTACGTCTCTGGGAAGGAtaggaaaatgtttaataatgTTCCAATTAGAATTATGACGATGATTGAGTCGAAATCTCTGTATCCGGACATTGCACACGGATGGCTGTGTGATGGGAAACTTTTGAGACTTTTAGATCCAGCAGCTGCGAAtaatataaagatttttcaagagCAATGGCGCCGTGGACAGCCAGTTCTTGTGTCGGATGTGGCAAAGAGATTAACGGCAGATTTGTGGCTTCCTGAATCATTTTCACGTGATTTTGGGGAGGATAAGAATGACCTTGTGAATTGTCTCAATGGGAAATTAGTGTCAAATCAGCAAATGCGAAAATTCTGGGATGGCTTTGAGTACATTAGTAAGCGCCTGAAGACGGATAAGGGGCAACCGATGTTGCTGAAATTAAAAGACTGGCCACCAGGGGAGGATTTTGCCGAGATGCTACCAAGTCGTTTTGCTGATCTCATGAAGGCACTACCACTGCCTGAGTACACACAACGCAATGGACGATTGAATTTGGCTGGGCATCTACCGGATTGTTTTGTACGTCCGGATTTGGGGCCAAAAATGTACAATGCCTATGGATCGGCACTCTATCCATCCAAGGGAACAACAAATCTCCATTTGGACATTTCAGATGCAGTGAATGTGATGATGTATGTTGGCATACCGAAGGATGCTGATGAGGAGGAGACAATAAAGGCGGCTTTTCGTGCTATTGACGAAGCAGGATGCGATATTTTGACGAAGCGTCGGGTGCGTGATAAGGGTGAACTTCCGGGGGCGCTTTGGCACATCTATGCCCCGCGAGATGCAGACAAAATACGGGATTTACTAAATAAGATTACATTGGAGAAGGGATACTGTCTTGAACCGCATCATGATCCCATTCACGATCAACAGTGGTACCTCGATGGACCACTACGGGAGCGTCTGTACAAGGAGTACGGCGTCGAAGGGTATCCCATTGCTCAATGTCTTGGGGATGCAATCTTCATTCCGGCTGGGGCACCGCATCAAGTGCGAAATTTGCACAATTGCATAAAGGTGGCGCAGGATTTTGTCTCACCGGAAAATGTGACAAAGTGCTTTGATCTCACGCAAGAATTTCGAAATCTCACTGATACACACTCCAATCATGAGGATAAGTTGCAAATTAAGAATATCATCTACCATGCTGTCAAAGATGCCATTGGATGTCTCTCCCATGCGCTAAATCAGCGCATTACGGAAAGTCAGATGTTTGACATCAAAAAGGAGGTGGTGCCCATTAAGAAGGAGATTAAGGAAGAGGAGGAGACTGAGGATCATCCGGCAAACTAA